CTCAAAAAACCTGAACCTTCTGGGCTTTATTTCGTCGTCTTCCTTGCCGTAGTTCATGTCCCTGCTCTTCTCGTGCTCCACAATGTCCCTCACCTCAAACAGAACGTCGTCGAGAATCATCCGAAGGTGACCGGTGGTTATATTCTTCTCCCAGTAATATGTCCTCTCTTCCCGCCATTTTCCGCTCCTGGTAAGCACGTAGGCCGGGTAAACCCGGTCCTCCCAGCCGTGGTACTTCTTGAACCGGATCATGATGGGAGTGTTGTACTTCCAATACGACTCTATGCGGTATATGTAATGTAGAACAATGTCGTTGCCGTCTATTGTTATGGCCTGATTCCCAAGTCTAACACCTGAGACTGAGAAACAGTCTGGCCTCTCAGTAAAGAACTTACTGTACCCCTCCGGGCACAGGACCTTTGTCTTTTTGTTCGTAATCATATGGGTGCTGCTCGAGTCCGTGGCTCGCCAGTCTATATCCACAGTTACGTAGTAACCTCTAACTAAAACTGATGcgtaaataattatgaataaaattgacGTGTAATCTCGCTgcatttaaattttaatttttttcactgaattttaattgcatattttacattttcgCGTACATTAAATTCAAATGTGTAGAGGAATTTAGCCAAAATTGACAATGTGATGTAGTGCTAACGGATAGGtagaaaaaaatattaaattttaaatgcaaaactttaaataaaatatcttacacgctttaaaattttaaattttaagcTCGATTGGAAATATTCCAAATAATTCCATCCACTGGaggaattttataatacaaCTGAATTAAACTCTATTGAGCCCTGGTTTCAATGAATTCATTGATTTTCTACACTTTAATGCATTTGTGATAAAATGTTGATGAGGAATCACTGGGTTAAAATGACAAAGAGAACGGGAAGGAGGAGAGAGGAGAGAATTGAGTTTATGTGGAACGACCCTATGCCTGTGATTGGTCGATCTTCGGGAATCTCACCCAACTCGTTTACAATGTCagttaacacatttttaagCTCAGCTCCGGAGAGCGGTAAATGCTTGGATTGTTCCTCAGTCAGGTCGACTTTGGCCCAGACTTTCTTGCTCGTGAGCTTGTAGTAgatgaatattttattgttgACGGTCCTGGCCTGTTTGAAGTATAAAAGGACGGGAGTCTCAAATTTCCAGAAAACGCCGATTTTTTCCACTGACTTAGCGCACAGCTCCTTGGTTCCAGCCTCCAGCTTCTTTCGGCCAAAGTAGATGTTGGTAATGTCGAAAAGGCTAGACTGCTCGTAAATATGCTCAGTGTAGCCTTCAGGAGCAATGGAGACGATGTCCttgttaactatatagtGTCTTTCCCTAGGATTTGTAGCGTCCTTGTTTATATCAATTGTAACCTGCTCATTCTTCTCCCCGCCAACGCCAATAATCCCCAAAAACACAAATACACAAATTAATCCAACATTAAAGCGTATCAAcatttagataaatttatataaatatataaatgtgtatgaaTTTGCTATGGGGAgtgaaattaattaaattagcTGCTATTCTTTGAAATGTTGAACCTTTCAAGATTAATTGATCAGTGTTTATCTGaaggttttaaaatttttaaaatgtgtaaataaatcGAGCCGATTTCCGACGTGGGTAATTGACCGACATGCaatatttttcaacaattttactcttctacattaaattatttttctcAAGTGACTGCgtttagttttattaaGAATCGTGAGTTTGGTTGATTTTCACGTTTATTTCGGGTGATACGATTGAGGCTCAAGTGCTCCgattaaaatcattttccaatattaaaatcattttccaatattaaaatttctgaTTGTATTAAGATCATTTTGCAATATTAAGATCATTTTTTGAAAACGTAGTACGCGAGGAAGCCGAGTAGTAAAAGGACGAAAATACCTCCAACTGCGGAGGCGATGATGATGAGTAgctttttatttttctgGCCTTCCTTTTTATCTCCGTCTGGAGTGATTTTGGGATTTTGACTTTCAGTGaatttaagtaattttttCAGGCCAGCGCCACTGATTTTGCCGTTACTGTTTGCTTCGAAGTCGCTCTCTTTCACTTCCTTCCACACGCCTTGAATTACATTGTAGTACTCGTACTTGGAGTGAGAACGTTCATAATCGTACCTGAAGCAGAAAGCGAGAATTTGGTCATCGTTCCAGTAGGAAAACACGTCGTAGACGTAGTTCCGGCTGATGTCGGCGCCGTTAATCCTCAAGTTGACGTTATTGTAGAGCACATCAGTAACGTTAAAGTAGTGCCCGTGAGTGTCTCCGAAGATAACAAACTTCTTAAAACCAGCTGGAACATCTTCATTGTTAGGTGTGTTCGGTACGACTTTGCTGGGTGAGTTTGCAGCGCTTAAAGTTAAGTCCAAAGTCACGTTCCTTCTCGATATTGCCGCAGAAGGCCCGGCTGAACACCTCAACAAGTTAATCAACAATAACAAAACATATATAAccttcattttattattaactctGGCTTTGTAAAactatttaaaaattaagttaatgTGTGCTGGTTTCACTGTAAAGAAAGTAATATTAAAGATGATTCTAGGGTAATTTTCGAAATTTacttgaaaaatattataactaACGAGTTTTAatagaaaatattaaatttgtatatcTGAATTTGCTGTTGTTATGTCTTGATTAATGATGTGCACCTGGGTTTAGGCCTAGGAAGCTAAAGCCTTGGTGCAGGGGGAGCACTGAGCCCATTGTTAATAGTAACAGAAACAGGCCCATTCTCAAATAATACCGAAGGTTTTAGGCGCTAAATTGGTACAGCTTgtttgttaaattagtttgtTTTTCCGAGATTCCTTCACGATTCAACACCATAAACTAGCgtcaaaattatcaaaattaaccCTTCTcccattaaaaatttttatcaatttataaaaatatttcgGCCATGATTTAGCTTATTTTCCTCCCTTAGTTAGTGTGAATGAgaattatattacattagttatgaaattttaaacacgTGACTCTAAGGAGTTATTCAAGGCTTTTTTTCAGCTTATTTAGCCTTTCCTCTATTAACTTTATCTTCCTACCAAGGGCAAATTTCTCAGTTTGCTCCTTGGAAGAGACCATTTGAGAGAAATATTCACTGATCAGATTCTCAACGCCTTTGAAATATTCGTTCCTATAAACTATTCTAGTAATTTTTCCTTACTTTTCCTTCTCATTTAACGACGTTAAATGACTTAATTCGTGCTTTAAAATCTGCTTATCTATCATTCTGTCCCTCtttgttacacatttatcataaattatctaatcaaatttttataccattaatattaatattgtgaatattattaatattgtgaatactataaatagtgtgaatagtgtgaatagtgtgaatattGTGAATGAATATTTGTGGAGTACGAAGTGATGTTTGCATTTTGAGAGTCTGGAGAATTTGGGGTTATTTTCGTCCTTGTTGTCCTTGGCCAGGCCCTCTATTACGCATCTGTTGAGCCTAAAGTAGTCCTGATCGCAGAGTCCAATTTGGTCCAAGTTAATTAGACTAAATTCAGAATTTTGAGAGTTTTCCTCAGAATTCAGAATCTCGGCCACAAATGGAAGTATCAGTGACCTCTTGGTTGTAAGGGAATacttgataaaatttggaAGGATAGGAAGTCTGTGTAAAAAGGGAAAAGACTGTAATTCGTGAACTTTTAACCCTGACTGACGTTCAACTCGTTCCTGTAAAACTTCTGAAATCTTTGATTTATCAAAGATTCCAAActataaaatcattttaaatttctaaaCTACCATGAAACTTCTCCTAAACGCATCAAACGGACCATCTCCCATTTAtccaaaatattaaataattatactagACAACATTTGCCACagaaataattatactaataacATTTGCCACagaaataattatactagATAACTTTACCACAATAATTAAAGAGTATAGTGAAAGTATATTACACGGGTTGTAAAGTGCTATTGGGTGTCCTGGCGGTGAGACTCTATAGAATAGTATGAAGATGTAACTTACTACATGGTGGTAAAAGGGTGTGTAAAGCGTCGGTAACGTCGGCGGCGTGATTCCCACCAAGTCATGCTCCATATGCCTACATAACCTATTCATCTTCGCAACCTTCTTTATACACCCGTGACTCAATCcctaatacacattttacacacactCAACCGTATAACCAATAtgataaatagtatagGTAATAGGATAAATAGTATAGGTAATAGGATAAATAGTATAGGTAATAGGATAAATAGTATAGGCAATAGGATAAATAGTATAGCCAatataataactaatactaatgGATAAGTGGAATACTTTGATGATGAGGGATTTGTTGTAGGATGCGTAGAGTCCTTTGAGGGAGTTGAGAGCTTCGATGGCGGTGTAGTCGAAGAGGCTGGTAGATGCGAGGAGTACGATAACGGTGGTCGGTGGGTCTTCTCTGGGTGTAAATGACCTTGTGAGCATCCGCTTACTGGCGTAGAAAATGCTCCCTTCAACTTCGTAGTATTTAATATTGGCCTCCTTGTCATAGTAGATTTCCACTTTAAACTTGGATTTACTTTCCCAGACATATGCAAATGCCGCCAAAACCACGCCGAAGAACACAGCCAGTGGTACGATCCAGACCACGCACAGCACCGTAACTGCCAGTATGATAAACGCGTCGTAGCGTGAGATTTTCATCTTCATGCGCGGGTGAAGACTCCGAACACGGCCTGGTAAAGCGCTAAAAATCACCATGGGCACGCTGAACCACTTGAAACAGTGACATGAGACACTGAGCATAATCCCACACAGCGCTGGGATTGGGATGTAATTAAGTATCGGATACCCGCCAGCCAGCATAATAAACACAAATAACCCCGTCACCAGTGAGGATTCCTTCCATTTTGAACCGCTGTTGAGGTTCATGATGGTAATTCCCACCATTGAACTGCCGCCCATACTGCCCATGAGCGAGCTCAGAAAATTGCCAAACCCAAGTCCAAACAACTGCTGGTTAGAGTTTGGCTCTCTGGCGCCCAGGGTTTTCACTATGTCTGCGATTATCAGCATCTCAATCATGATACTGGCTGTGAAGACCAGACTCTGTCTCACAAGCGCAAAGTCGAATTTCAACTCcttaacatattttaaatgcgttgtaaataaaaatgaggGGAATGAAGTTTCTGAACTCAAATTAGCCACACTTCCCACCGTAGAAATCCTGATCGAGGGTAGTGTGTGGATTACTATGGAGTAGTGGATCAGGATTACGGTAATAATTGCTAAAAGTGCCGATGGGATGTATTTCCCGATCTTTGGTATGTAGTGAATAAACTGCGCTATGGCAAATGCTACTACGCAGTAGAGAATAGAAATATACAAATCCGAACCCCGCAAATATTTCCCCGTATCGAAATCATGAAATCCATGCAACTGCGCCTTGGCAATGATTAACGCCAGCCCGTTGGAATATCCAATGATAACTGATGTGGATAGGAATTGGCTAATGCTTGCCAGGTGTATGAATGAGAATATGAGTAGGAGAATACTCGCAATCATGATCGCGACTAGTAGCCTGACCATGCTCATGTTATGGTCATCTGCGGTAAAGGAAGTGTTTTCACGATCCAGTGCGTAGGTGCCAGCTACAGCTGCAAAGGCGCCACTGACGCCTGTGACTATACCCGGCGATCCGCCAAAAATCGTGGCACACAGACATAAAATCCAACTCCCGTGAAGTGCCACGTGGATTGGAATTCCAGCTATAAATGAGAAACTAATCACCTCTGGCAACATCGTTATCGCACATAAAATGccatttaaaaattcctTCAAATAATACGATATCAGTCGACGCTCAGATTTTCTCAAAAACGCCCAACCAGTCGTTATCCCTATACATACAATTGTTTTGTCAagggtatatagttaatatattcaaGGGTGATGGTGATTGTGGAGTGAGTAGTAATACCTGAGACGGCTCGTTTGAGGCTGTAGAGAACTCCGGCGTGTATTGGAAGGCAGATGCTAATATCGTCGCAGGTATgtttttcaatttttgaGGGGATTGGAGTCTTCATTTTAGTGAAATCATACCAGGTGGAGTGGCTGAAATCGTGGTAGTTGTACTCCATGTTCGGTGAGTCCTTCTCACCGTAGAACTTGTAGCATATCTCCGTGTCATCCTCGTCGTATTGGACTACTTTTATGCAGTCGATGTCAGGGTCTGTTTTCGACCGCTTCAAAGACGAACTACTCTCATCGacttttattaaaaacGTGTCATCTTTAGACTCGTTCCTTAATACGTAACTGCCAGAATCACCCAAAGTAGTCTCCAAATACTGATCCTTCTTATCCTCACTACTCATCATACAGAATTCTCAAGTGCTATAGAGAgaaaattagtatatatacaaaaCAGTAGGAATAAaggtaatataatattagtatGGGTGAATAGTGAATACGTGAGTAGATGGAggaaatattaaaatatttcaaGGAATATGAGAAAGAGTTAGAAATTGAATAAAAGCGATAGAAATCAAGAAACAACTCATTTATGTGTAGATCGATAAACTGAATTTACTGCAATATTTACTAgacactaaaataatttacactaaaataatttacactaaaataatttacaataaaatatataatacaaaaataaataaatatttgttcaATTGTTTTCATTCATTTCgaagaaaattaaacttGTGGGAACTCCGGCCAATGGAATAACgaattaattttgtaacTTTCAACTCAACACATCAATTTagaataacaattttttagtaatttttagcattaagagtaaaatttaagGAATCAATTTGACAATTGGAGGAAATTGAGAATATCTTCATAACTtcaaaaaataacttaaataattaaaatttcaaggAAGAACcaaaatttgtttttaaaattacacaaATCTAAcctaaaaattgttatttgaCTCTAAAGTGTGAATATAAGAAAGTGATAAAATATGGCCTAATCAGCCAAATTAACAATCTAACgaatctaaaaaatgtttaagttttcacatttaaaattttaaatttatgaataattaaaaaatgtttaggaaataattttgtaaatactTAATCTGCCTGATGTGTAAGGTGTAAATCATGTGGTAAAATTGAATTTACCCTTTAATTCCATAAACTTCTAAAACACGCTTGATTCCTCAgtttattcatttttaaggtaatttttagttatttaagAATCTTCCTACACATTTGCATGTGCATGTTCCTTTGTGCTTTTTTCGCCTTtttcacaattttttactaatattttcacaatttttatacatgaatattattaatttaagttattgattattttttaattattttttaattattttcgAGTACATTTTTGAATTTGTGATTCTAATTTCCTCTACACATTTCGGTGTTTTTACTCTAAAATCTTGATTCCGCCTGAATTCTTATGGAAATTGACTGCTCTGGCACCTTTTTCGGTAAATATTTCGGCAAGGTTTGTCAGGTTTAAGTTAATACTTCTTTAGGCCTTTGATCAAATCTCCTTTGGCTGCCCCTTTCAATCCAACCCGAACAAGAAACTTGTTAAGGAATACAACAGGAAACCGAAAAAGTACAGAAAACCCTTAAATGATGTCGTTAGAGATGTCA
Above is a window of Theileria parva strain Muguga chromosome 2, complete sequence, whole genome shotgun sequence DNA encoding:
- a CDS encoding putative integral membrane protein; protein product: MKVIYVLLLLINLLRCSAGPSAAISRRNVTLDLTLSAANSPSKVVPNTPNNEDVPAGFKKFVIFGDTHGHYFNVTDVLYNNVNLRINGADISRNYVYDVFSYWNDDQILAFCFRYDYERSHSKYEYYNVIQGVWKEVKESDFEANSNGKISGAGLKKLLKFTESQNPKITPDGDKKEGQKNKKLLIIIASAVGGIFVLLLLGFLAYYVFKK
- the ybaR gene encoding Sulfate transporter family protein, which produces MMSSEDKKDQYLETTLGDSGSYVLRNESKDDTFLIKVDESSSSLKRSKTDPDIDCIKVVQYDEDDTEICYKFYGEKDSPNMEYNYHDFSHSTWYDFTKMKTPIPSKIEKHTCDDISICLPIHAGVLYSLKRAVSGITTGWAFLRKSERRLISYYLKEFLNGILCAITMLPEVISFSFIAGIPIHVALHGSWILCLCATIFGGSPGIVTGVSGAFAAVAGTYALDRENTSFTADDHNMSMVRLLVAIMIASILLLIFSFIHLASISQFLSTSVIIGYSNGLALIIAKAQLHGFHDFDTGKYLRGSDLYISILYCVVAFAIAQFIHYIPKIGKYIPSALLAIITVILIHYSIVIHTLPSIRISTVGSVANLSSETSFPSFLFTTHLKYVKELKFDFALVRQSLVFTASIMIEMLIIADIVKTLGAREPNSNQQLFGLGFGNFLSSLMGSMGGSSMVGITIMNLNSGSKWKESSLVTGLFVFIMLAGGYPILNYIPIPALCGIMLSVSCHCFKWFSVPMVIFSALPGRVRSLHPRMKMKISRYDAFIILAVTVLCVVWIVPLAVFFGVVLAAFAYVWESKSKFKVEIYYDKEANIKYYEVEGSIFYASKRMLTRSFTPREDPPTTVIVLLASTSLFDYTAIEALNSLKGLYASYNKSLIIKGLSHGCIKKVAKMNRLCRHMEHDLVGITPPTLPTLYTPFYHHVSLTARTPNSTLQPV